In Patulibacter sp. SYSU D01012, a single window of DNA contains:
- a CDS encoding LuxR C-terminal-related transcriptional regulator: protein MPPTRPLAVRRAPARPVGIPQESLVRPRLTDALDQAVRRPLTVVRAPAGHGKTTALAHWRARSRHRGTWITVDERDDDAAHLVAHVLGGLAVDFPDIAAQAQQALARGEDPVREVLPRAAEAVCAAGPGPFVVVLDGLHRLGEAVALRMICQALDVLPDAVRVVCATRTPPPLHVERRYAAGTVAQIGPADLAFRLHETEALLNRQLGLALGVGTLAGIHRDAGAWAAGIALMGAALRDHPDPARREEALRVGRAHVARYLEEEVLAEQPDEMRTFLRRTSVLDELTAAACAGILHDHRAGQTFAELRRRELFVTVEDDGRLRHHPAFARVLRRELEEREGWLLPELHRRAAVHFERVGDAAAAVRHASAAGDGGRAARLLAAQWPALVASGRTAELQALLAGLPPHEGPHAATVRALDVLCLAAEGADARLVTQRLDALELAADDPRVAPVVDVLHVSPLFGDVTRSARHGRALWRRHAADPPMQTVIAADLGFVLWLAGDGDGARDVLEPLVGVLPAPVRAAVLAVLALVAATDGEHVTAERYARTAVAEDAAAPRAGRAWAPLPDVALGEALRRRGALDEAAEALGRALRLTGYLPGSVRRGLALVVAAEVAAAARDHARGRRHAAAARRILGGYPDVGVLATRLTAVEAALDARGPEELLGTPPTAAEQRVLERLPSDLTLKQIGDELYLSLNTVRTHVRRLYRRLGVGRREDAVAVARERGLL from the coding sequence GTGCCCCCCACACGTCCGCTCGCCGTCCGGCGCGCCCCCGCGCGCCCGGTGGGCATTCCTCAGGAGTCCCTCGTCCGGCCGCGGCTGACGGATGCGCTCGACCAGGCCGTCCGTCGCCCCCTGACCGTGGTCCGCGCCCCTGCCGGCCACGGCAAGACGACCGCGCTGGCCCACTGGCGTGCGCGCTCCCGACATCGGGGCACCTGGATCACCGTCGACGAGCGGGACGACGATGCGGCCCACCTCGTGGCGCACGTGCTCGGCGGGCTGGCGGTCGACTTCCCCGACATCGCGGCGCAGGCGCAGCAGGCGCTGGCGCGCGGCGAGGACCCGGTGCGCGAGGTCCTGCCGCGCGCCGCCGAGGCGGTGTGCGCGGCCGGGCCCGGTCCGTTCGTCGTCGTCCTCGACGGGCTGCACCGCCTGGGCGAGGCCGTGGCGCTGCGGATGATCTGCCAGGCGCTGGACGTCCTCCCCGACGCGGTGCGCGTGGTGTGCGCGACCCGCACCCCACCGCCGCTGCACGTGGAGCGGCGCTACGCGGCCGGGACCGTGGCGCAGATCGGCCCGGCGGACCTGGCCTTCCGCCTGCACGAGACGGAGGCGCTGCTCAACCGGCAGCTCGGCCTCGCGCTCGGCGTCGGCACGCTCGCCGGGATCCACCGCGACGCCGGGGCGTGGGCCGCGGGCATCGCGCTCATGGGCGCGGCGCTGCGGGACCACCCCGATCCCGCGCGTCGCGAGGAGGCGCTGCGAGTCGGGCGCGCGCACGTCGCGCGCTACCTCGAGGAGGAGGTCCTGGCAGAGCAGCCGGACGAGATGCGCACGTTCCTGCGCCGGACGTCCGTCCTGGACGAGCTGACGGCCGCCGCCTGCGCGGGGATCCTGCACGACCACCGCGCCGGCCAGACGTTCGCGGAGCTGCGTCGCCGGGAGCTGTTCGTGACCGTCGAGGACGACGGCCGGCTGCGGCACCACCCCGCGTTCGCCCGAGTGCTGCGGCGCGAGCTGGAGGAGCGCGAGGGCTGGCTGCTGCCGGAGCTGCACCGGCGCGCGGCCGTGCACTTCGAGCGCGTCGGCGACGCCGCGGCGGCCGTCCGCCACGCGAGCGCGGCCGGGGACGGCGGACGGGCGGCGCGCCTGCTGGCGGCGCAGTGGCCCGCGCTCGTGGCGTCGGGCCGCACCGCCGAGCTGCAGGCGCTGCTGGCCGGGCTCCCGCCCCACGAGGGCCCCCATGCCGCCACCGTCCGCGCCCTCGACGTGCTGTGCCTGGCGGCCGAGGGCGCCGACGCCCGCCTCGTCACCCAGCGCCTGGACGCCCTGGAGTTGGCCGCGGACGACCCGCGCGTGGCCCCGGTGGTCGACGTGCTGCACGTCAGTCCGCTGTTCGGCGACGTCACGCGGTCGGCCCGTCACGGCCGGGCGCTGTGGCGGCGCCATGCGGCCGATCCGCCGATGCAGACCGTGATCGCGGCGGACCTGGGGTTCGTGCTGTGGCTCGCCGGGGACGGCGACGGCGCGCGCGACGTGCTCGAGCCGCTCGTCGGGGTGCTGCCGGCCCCCGTGCGCGCCGCCGTCCTGGCGGTCCTGGCGCTTGTCGCGGCCACCGACGGCGAGCACGTCACGGCCGAGCGGTACGCGCGCACGGCCGTCGCCGAGGACGCGGCCGCGCCCCGCGCCGGCCGCGCGTGGGCTCCGCTGCCCGACGTGGCGCTGGGCGAGGCGCTCCGCCGGCGCGGCGCGCTGGACGAGGCGGCCGAGGCGCTCGGCCGCGCGCTGCGGCTCACCGGCTACCTGCCGGGCTCCGTGCGCCGGGGCCTGGCGCTCGTGGTGGCGGCCGAGGTGGCGGCCGCAGCCCGCGACCACGCGCGCGGGCGCCGACACGCCGCGGCCGCGCGCCGCATCCTGGGCGGCTACCCCGACGTCGGCGTCCTGGCGACGCGCCTGACCGCCGTGGAGGCGGCGCTCGACGCGCGGGGACCGGAGGAGCTGCTCGGCACGCCGCCGACCGCCGCCGAGCAGCGGGTGCTCGAGCGGCTGCCGAGCGACCTGACGCTGAAGCAGATCGGCGACGAGCTGTACCTGTCGCTCAACACCGTCCGCACGCACGTGCGTCGCCTGTACCGGCGCCTCGGCGTCGGCCGGCGCGAGGACGCCGTGGCGGTCGCCCGCGAGCGGGGGCTGCTGTGA
- a CDS encoding 3-oxoacyl-ACP reductase — MPDLYQQLVNNPIGKQIASRVGLPQPPLLKRWAPGLPVVDGAVLVGAAEGGRLGAEIARVLKDVGAKTWTAEGPIREQAAQAGLDPKIYASGTAGDQRFAALVFDATGIEAPEQLRALHEFFHPVARKLQPSGRVIVLGATPELAAGHQRIAQRALEGFTRSTGKEFGKGSTSNLVYVAEGAEDQIESTLRFFLSPKSAFVSGQVVRVGKGGAKPALDWDRPLQGKVALVTGASRGIGEAIAETLARDGAHVVGLDIEPLREDLERVTERLGGSAITLDVTDEDAPKNLAAVLKEEHGGVDVVVHNAGITRDKRLANMKPEIWDQVIAVNLLAPERITHELLEQGVLHRGGRVIGVSSIAGIAGNNGQTNYATSKAGVIGLVDAASEAVQGAGATINAVAPGFIETQMTAQIPFGIREAGRRLSSLGQGGLPVDVAETIAWLASPGSGGVNGNVVRVCGQGFLGA; from the coding sequence ATGCCCGACCTGTACCAGCAGCTCGTCAACAACCCGATCGGCAAGCAGATCGCCTCGCGCGTCGGCCTGCCGCAGCCCCCGCTCCTGAAGCGCTGGGCGCCCGGCCTGCCCGTCGTCGACGGCGCGGTGCTCGTGGGCGCGGCCGAGGGCGGCCGCCTGGGCGCCGAGATCGCGCGCGTCCTGAAGGACGTCGGCGCGAAGACGTGGACGGCCGAGGGCCCGATCCGCGAGCAGGCCGCGCAGGCCGGCCTGGACCCGAAGATCTACGCGTCCGGCACCGCCGGGGACCAGCGCTTCGCCGCGCTCGTCTTCGACGCCACCGGCATCGAGGCCCCCGAGCAGCTCCGCGCGCTGCACGAGTTCTTCCACCCCGTCGCGCGCAAGCTGCAGCCGTCCGGCCGCGTCATCGTCCTGGGCGCGACGCCGGAGCTGGCGGCCGGCCACCAGCGCATCGCCCAGCGCGCGCTCGAGGGCTTCACCCGCTCGACGGGCAAGGAGTTCGGCAAGGGCTCCACGTCCAACCTGGTCTACGTCGCCGAGGGCGCCGAGGACCAGATCGAGTCGACGCTGCGCTTCTTCCTCTCGCCGAAGTCCGCCTTCGTCTCCGGCCAGGTCGTCCGCGTCGGCAAGGGCGGCGCCAAGCCCGCCCTCGACTGGGACCGGCCGCTGCAGGGCAAGGTCGCGCTCGTCACCGGCGCGTCGCGCGGCATCGGCGAGGCGATCGCCGAGACGCTCGCCCGCGACGGCGCGCACGTCGTCGGCCTGGACATCGAGCCGCTGCGCGAGGACCTGGAGCGCGTGACGGAGCGCCTCGGCGGCTCCGCGATCACGCTCGACGTCACGGACGAGGACGCGCCGAAGAACCTGGCCGCCGTCCTGAAGGAGGAGCACGGCGGGGTCGACGTCGTCGTCCACAACGCCGGCATCACGCGCGACAAGCGCCTGGCGAACATGAAGCCCGAGATCTGGGACCAGGTCATCGCGGTCAACCTGCTCGCCCCGGAGCGGATCACGCACGAGCTGCTCGAGCAGGGCGTGCTGCACCGCGGCGGCCGCGTCATCGGGGTCTCCTCGATCGCGGGCATCGCCGGCAACAACGGCCAGACGAACTACGCCACGTCGAAGGCCGGCGTCATCGGCCTGGTCGACGCGGCGTCCGAGGCCGTCCAGGGCGCGGGCGCGACGATCAACGCCGTCGCCCCGGGCTTCATCGAGACGCAGATGACCGCGCAGATCCCGTTCGGCATCCGCGAGGCCGGCCGGCGCCTGTCCAGCCTGGGCCAGGGCGGCCTGCCGGTCGACGTCGCCGAGACGATCGCGTGGCTCGCGAGCCCCGGCTCCGGCGGCGTGAACGGCAACGTCGTCCGCGTCTGCGGCCAGGGCTTCCTGGGCGCGTAG
- a CDS encoding GNAT family N-acetyltransferase — MPHPSDVVIRPLAEGEWDRAHDQTDLAFHRSTRGPRRDRMRTWTVQPDTVVADDGGRIVGTAAAWRWTVSVPGGELPCAGVTIVTVRPTHRRRGILRAMMARIADEARAAGEPLAALWASEGAIYGRFGYGVAARVQTLRVQTRGGVPLRAPVPEPLGVELLEPEDAHPVVASIYERARARRGGIMSRRDADWWTKRVLGNAPDEIAAQGPLRVVVAGDDGYALYRVEEGAETSPVSAWTTVHVKELVAATAEAERTLLTYLTRIDLADEVLLPGRPVDDALVLAPVDARAVQPEATHDALWLRILDVPGAVAGRSWAADAQAVVEVEHPEDDHVAGRWALRVGPDGGTAERTDAAPDVVLHARDLAAAYLGDATLTALHDAGVVEERTAGTLSALDAALRTDRAPWTVGVF; from the coding sequence ATGCCCCACCCGAGCGACGTCGTCATCCGCCCGCTCGCCGAGGGGGAGTGGGACCGGGCGCACGACCAGACCGACCTGGCGTTCCACCGCTCGACGCGCGGCCCCCGCCGCGACCGGATGCGGACGTGGACCGTGCAGCCCGACACGGTGGTGGCCGACGACGGCGGACGCATCGTCGGCACCGCCGCGGCGTGGCGCTGGACCGTCTCCGTGCCCGGCGGCGAGCTGCCCTGCGCCGGCGTCACGATCGTCACCGTCCGCCCGACGCACCGCCGGCGCGGCATCCTGCGCGCGATGATGGCCCGCATCGCCGACGAGGCCCGCGCGGCCGGCGAGCCGCTGGCGGCGCTGTGGGCGTCCGAGGGCGCGATCTACGGCCGCTTCGGCTACGGGGTCGCGGCGCGCGTGCAGACGCTGCGCGTGCAGACGCGCGGTGGCGTGCCGCTCCGCGCCCCGGTGCCCGAGCCGCTCGGCGTCGAGCTGCTCGAGCCGGAGGACGCGCACCCGGTCGTGGCGTCGATCTACGAGCGCGCCCGCGCGCGCCGGGGCGGGATCATGAGCCGGCGCGACGCCGACTGGTGGACGAAGCGCGTCCTAGGCAACGCGCCCGACGAGATCGCCGCGCAGGGGCCGCTGCGGGTGGTGGTGGCCGGGGACGACGGCTACGCGCTGTACCGCGTGGAGGAGGGGGCCGAGACGTCGCCCGTCAGCGCCTGGACGACGGTGCACGTGAAGGAGCTCGTCGCCGCGACCGCCGAGGCCGAGCGCACGCTGCTCACCTACCTGACCCGCATCGACCTGGCCGACGAGGTCCTCCTGCCCGGGCGGCCCGTCGACGATGCGCTCGTGCTCGCCCCGGTCGACGCCCGCGCCGTGCAGCCCGAGGCCACGCACGACGCGCTCTGGCTCCGCATCCTGGACGTGCCGGGCGCCGTCGCCGGGCGCTCGTGGGCCGCGGACGCGCAGGCGGTCGTCGAGGTCGAGCACCCCGAGGACGACCACGTCGCGGGCCGCTGGGCGCTGCGCGTCGGCCCGGACGGCGGCACCGCCGAGCGCACGGACGCGGCGCCGGACGTCGTGCTGCACGCCCGCGACCTGGCGGCGGCGTACCTGGGCGACGCGACGCTGACCGCCCTGCACGACGCCGGCGTGGTCGAGGAGCGGACGGCGGGCACGCTGTCCGCGCTCGACGCGGCGCTGCGGACGGACCGCGCGCCCTGGACGGTCGGGGTCTTCTAG
- a CDS encoding L,D-transpeptidase, producing the protein MPAPSRRTGATTARVVSATFARRRLSSAAQGWRVGTQTSWSRQPLVLLVLDGAVRDGREWLKVLLPVRPNGSAGWIPRDRAVLARTPWWVDVRTRTRRVTVYRQGRRVRSFRAVVGARRTPTPHVLAAIYERNRQPDPRAFIGPWALALTSLSNVLEDYGGGPGRIAIHGRGPESLSDHLGTARSHGCVRINDAHVAWLARRLPRGTPVDVRR; encoded by the coding sequence GTGCCCGCGCCGTCGCGGCGGACCGGCGCCACGACCGCGCGCGTCGTCTCGGCCACGTTCGCCCGCCGCCGGCTGTCCTCCGCCGCCCAAGGGTGGCGCGTGGGCACGCAGACGAGCTGGTCGCGGCAGCCCCTGGTGCTGCTCGTGCTCGACGGCGCCGTCCGCGACGGGCGCGAGTGGCTCAAGGTGCTGCTGCCCGTGCGGCCGAACGGGTCGGCGGGCTGGATCCCCCGCGACCGCGCCGTCCTCGCCCGCACCCCGTGGTGGGTCGACGTGCGCACGCGCACGCGGCGCGTGACGGTCTACCGCCAGGGCCGCCGGGTGCGGTCGTTCCGCGCCGTGGTCGGCGCGCGGCGCACGCCCACCCCGCACGTCCTCGCCGCGATCTACGAGCGCAACCGGCAGCCGGATCCGCGGGCGTTCATCGGCCCGTGGGCGCTGGCGCTCACGAGCCTGTCGAACGTCCTGGAGGACTACGGCGGCGGCCCCGGCCGCATCGCGATCCACGGCCGCGGGCCCGAGAGCCTGAGCGACCACCTGGGCACCGCGCGGTCCCACGGGTGCGTGCGCATCAACGACGCGCACGTGGCGTGGCTGGCGCGGCGACTGCCCCGCGGCACGCCCGTCGACGTGCGGCGGTGA
- a CDS encoding MFS transporter produces MPSPPRTGPLATAARVLLALGVALALADASVVTLALPEVLTHLDTTVEGVAAVIGVYTVVLAVAVLLAVPLRRLAGSAATGAVGMAVFAGASVVCGEADTLTTLLVARGVQAVGAGLGLVAAFALLHRGGRRSRLWVAAAVFGTAIGPALGGALTELFDWRAIFLAQAPFGVAAALAALLPLGGDPARDGEAVADGAGGNGARGGAAAGRPGAGVVADPAAGAGVATTTGVGPTRQAWGAAAPARGPRSRARPAGADDDTRVWDPDEDETVVPGLPPRPRPPAPRTAPTLRADAGRSADADDARRTGGAAPSGGAAPRAGRRGARSPLAVANAARAGIALALVSAALTAVVFLLVLLLVSGWSLQPLAAAAAVTILPVAALAGARIPGDAWVRACAGSALVGAGILALAALPNAEIGWIVLPQVLAGLGMGLALPALAGELLPERSPSQAAGLLALRHVGITAALLLLAPGIATELDRTVDRTELRVAALVLDARLPPREKIESVSSALGSLTPEDARGALEAALDKEAPRFAGDAGNARTYAELTRRADETLVGAIDGAFRTAFVVTGCLALLAALLAFPLSRGAAIAVVVAGLGLALAGGQVLQARSARPPEVVLADPCQKRDLPDTGGISGFVQDTALRLLDRAACRYGSSREELALAIADDRRAKAYERRYGTNPRQVPGLLGGAVVGGEDKGPGKVEQFLDDLLG; encoded by the coding sequence ATGCCGTCCCCGCCGCGCACCGGCCCTCTCGCGACCGCCGCCCGCGTGCTGCTGGCCCTGGGCGTGGCCCTCGCCCTGGCCGACGCGTCCGTGGTGACGCTCGCCCTGCCCGAGGTGCTCACGCACCTGGACACGACGGTCGAGGGCGTCGCCGCGGTCATCGGCGTCTACACCGTCGTCCTGGCCGTCGCGGTGCTCCTGGCCGTGCCGCTGCGGCGGCTGGCGGGGAGCGCGGCGACGGGCGCCGTCGGCATGGCGGTCTTCGCCGGCGCCAGCGTCGTCTGCGGCGAGGCGGACACGCTGACGACGCTCCTCGTCGCCCGCGGCGTGCAGGCGGTCGGCGCGGGGCTCGGCCTGGTCGCCGCGTTCGCGCTGCTGCACCGCGGCGGCCGGCGCAGCCGGCTGTGGGTCGCGGCCGCCGTGTTCGGCACCGCGATCGGTCCGGCGCTGGGCGGCGCGCTGACCGAGCTGTTCGACTGGCGGGCGATCTTCCTGGCGCAGGCGCCGTTCGGCGTGGCCGCGGCGCTCGCGGCGCTCCTGCCGCTCGGCGGCGATCCCGCCCGGGACGGCGAGGCGGTCGCGGACGGCGCCGGGGGAAATGGGGCGCGCGGCGGGGCCGCCGCCGGGCGCCCGGGAGCGGGCGTTGTCGCGGATCCCGCGGCCGGGGCGGGGGTGGCGACCACGACCGGCGTCGGCCCCACCCGGCAGGCGTGGGGCGCGGCCGCGCCGGCGCGGGGCCCGCGCTCCCGGGCGCGCCCCGCGGGCGCCGACGACGACACCCGCGTGTGGGATCCCGACGAGGACGAGACGGTCGTCCCCGGCCTGCCGCCGCGCCCCCGGCCGCCCGCCCCCCGCACCGCGCCGACCCTGCGCGCCGACGCGGGCCGATCCGCCGACGCGGACGACGCACGCCGCACCGGCGGCGCGGCCCCGTCCGGCGGCGCCGCGCCGCGGGCGGGTCGGCGCGGCGCCCGGTCCCCGTTGGCGGTCGCCAACGCGGCGCGGGCCGGGATCGCGCTGGCGCTCGTCTCCGCCGCGCTCACCGCGGTCGTCTTCCTGCTCGTGCTGCTGCTCGTCTCGGGCTGGTCGCTGCAGCCGCTCGCGGCGGCCGCCGCCGTGACGATCCTGCCCGTCGCCGCCCTGGCCGGCGCGCGGATCCCGGGCGACGCGTGGGTGCGCGCCTGCGCCGGCTCGGCGCTCGTGGGCGCGGGCATCCTGGCGCTCGCCGCGCTGCCGAACGCCGAGATCGGCTGGATCGTCCTGCCGCAGGTGCTGGCGGGCCTGGGCATGGGGCTGGCGCTGCCGGCCCTGGCGGGCGAGCTGCTGCCCGAGCGCAGCCCGTCCCAGGCCGCCGGCCTGCTCGCGCTGCGGCACGTCGGCATCACCGCCGCGCTGCTCCTGCTCGCGCCGGGCATCGCGACCGAGCTGGACCGCACCGTCGACCGCACCGAGCTGCGCGTCGCCGCGCTCGTCCTCGACGCCCGCCTGCCGCCGCGGGAGAAGATCGAGTCCGTCTCGTCCGCCCTCGGCTCGCTGACGCCCGAGGACGCCCGTGGGGCGCTGGAGGCGGCGCTGGACAAGGAGGCGCCGCGCTTCGCCGGCGACGCGGGGAACGCCCGCACCTACGCCGAGCTGACGCGCCGCGCCGACGAGACGCTCGTCGGCGCCATCGACGGCGCCTTCCGCACGGCGTTCGTCGTGACGGGGTGCCTGGCGCTGCTCGCCGCGCTGCTCGCGTTCCCGCTCTCCCGCGGCGCGGCGATCGCGGTCGTGGTGGCCGGCCTGGGCCTGGCGCTCGCGGGCGGCCAGGTGCTGCAGGCGCGCTCGGCCCGGCCGCCCGAGGTCGTGCTCGCCGACCCGTGCCAGAAGCGGGACCTGCCCGACACCGGCGGCATCAGCGGCTTCGTGCAGGACACGGCGCTGCGGCTGCTCGACCGCGCGGCGTGCCGCTACGGCTCGTCCCGCGAGGAGCTGGCCCTCGCGATCGCGGACGACCGCCGCGCGAAGGCCTACGAGCGCCGCTACGGCACGAACCCGCGCCAGGTCCCGGGCCTGCTCGGCGGGGCCGTCGTCGGCGGCGAGGACAAGGGGCCCGGCAAGGTCGAGCAGTTCCTCGACGACCTGCTCGGCTGA
- a CDS encoding acetyl-CoA C-acetyltransferase, with translation MPETKTARRVAIIGGNRIPFARSNGPYAQASNSAMLSAALDGLIDRFGLEGQKLGEVAAGAVLKHARDFNMVREVVLGSRLDKATPAVDLQQACGTGLQATIYIANKIALGQIDVGIAGGVDTTSDAPVAISDKLRKKLMRVNAAKSNGDRVKALLQIRPGDIGLEVPKNGEPRTGLSMGEHQAITAREWGITREAQDELTVASHKNLAAAYERGFLDDLITPFMGLERDQNLRPDSSLEKLAKLKPVFGGPEGTMTAGNSTPLSDGASTVLLASEEWAKEHDLPVLAYFTDAQTAAVGYVEGEEGLLMAPAYAVPQLLERNGLTFDDFDFFEIHEAFAAQVLSTLKAWEDPTFNKVKLGRDTPLGSIDRSKLNVNGGSLAAAHPFAATGGRIVAGLAKALAEKGSGRGLISICAAGGIGVVAIVER, from the coding sequence ATGCCCGAGACCAAGACCGCCCGCCGCGTCGCCATCATCGGCGGCAACCGCATCCCCTTCGCCCGCTCGAACGGCCCCTACGCGCAGGCCTCGAACTCCGCCATGCTCAGCGCCGCGCTCGACGGCCTGATCGACCGCTTCGGCCTCGAGGGCCAGAAGCTCGGCGAGGTCGCCGCCGGTGCCGTGCTCAAGCACGCCCGCGACTTCAACATGGTCCGCGAGGTCGTCCTGGGCTCGCGCCTGGACAAGGCCACGCCCGCGGTCGACCTGCAGCAGGCGTGCGGCACCGGGCTGCAGGCCACGATCTACATCGCGAACAAGATCGCCCTGGGGCAGATCGACGTCGGCATCGCCGGCGGCGTCGACACGACGTCCGACGCGCCCGTCGCGATCAGCGACAAGCTGCGCAAGAAGCTCATGCGCGTCAACGCCGCGAAGAGCAACGGCGACCGGGTGAAGGCGCTGCTGCAGATCCGCCCCGGCGACATCGGCCTGGAGGTGCCCAAGAACGGCGAGCCGCGCACCGGCCTGTCGATGGGCGAGCACCAGGCGATCACCGCGCGCGAGTGGGGGATCACCCGCGAGGCGCAGGACGAGCTGACGGTCGCGAGCCACAAGAACCTGGCCGCCGCCTACGAGCGCGGGTTCCTCGACGACCTGATCACCCCCTTCATGGGCCTGGAGCGCGACCAGAACCTGCGCCCCGACTCGTCCCTGGAGAAGCTGGCGAAGCTGAAGCCCGTCTTCGGCGGCCCCGAGGGCACGATGACCGCCGGCAACTCGACGCCGCTGTCCGACGGCGCGTCGACCGTCCTGCTGGCCAGCGAGGAGTGGGCGAAGGAGCACGACCTGCCCGTGCTCGCGTACTTCACGGACGCGCAGACCGCGGCCGTCGGGTACGTCGAGGGCGAGGAGGGCCTGCTCATGGCCCCCGCCTACGCCGTGCCGCAGCTGCTCGAGCGCAACGGCCTGACCTTCGACGACTTCGACTTCTTCGAGATCCACGAGGCGTTCGCCGCCCAGGTGCTCTCGACGCTGAAGGCGTGGGAGGACCCGACGTTCAACAAGGTCAAGCTCGGCCGCGACACGCCGCTCGGGTCGATCGACCGCTCCAAGCTCAACGTCAACGGCGGCTCGCTCGCCGCGGCGCACCCGTTCGCCGCGACGGGCGGACGCATCGTCGCCGGCCTCGCCAAGGCGCTCGCCGAGAAGGGGTCCGGCCGCGGCCTGATCTCGATCTGCGCCGCCGGCGGGATCGGCGTCGTCGCGATCGTCGAACGCTGA
- a CDS encoding MaoC/PaaZ C-terminal domain-containing protein, with the protein MSTRELSSPPNTLLLYGRAALPLVPFASRLPFVGGGGKTLPDRELVLRDVRADADKLRAYREICGFLQDDRLPATYPFVLGFPLSMALMTAGDFPFPAVGLVHLRNRIVQRRPIAPDEALTLRVRAQDLKPHPKGQTFDTVTTATVGDEEVWSCVATTFRRGKGSGESADKGTDPIDVIDVEPNVTWEVPDDIGRRYAAISGDVNPIHLHPLSAKALGFPRAIAHGMWTKAKSLAGVEDLLPDAYAVDVRFQKPVLLPATVEWGAEKADDGRIGFALRDKAKGVPHLRGLVTPS; encoded by the coding sequence ATGAGCACCCGCGAGCTGTCCTCCCCGCCGAACACCCTGCTGCTCTACGGCCGGGCGGCCCTGCCGCTCGTGCCCTTCGCGTCGCGGCTGCCGTTCGTCGGCGGCGGCGGCAAGACGCTGCCCGACCGCGAGCTCGTCCTGCGCGACGTGCGCGCCGACGCCGACAAGCTGCGCGCGTACCGCGAGATCTGCGGGTTCCTGCAGGACGACCGGCTGCCGGCGACGTACCCGTTCGTCCTCGGCTTCCCGCTGTCGATGGCGCTCATGACGGCCGGGGACTTCCCGTTCCCGGCCGTGGGCCTGGTGCACCTGCGCAACCGCATCGTGCAGCGCCGCCCGATCGCCCCGGACGAGGCGCTGACCCTGCGCGTGCGCGCGCAGGACCTGAAGCCCCACCCGAAGGGCCAGACATTCGACACCGTCACGACCGCGACGGTCGGGGACGAGGAGGTCTGGTCCTGCGTCGCGACGACGTTCCGCCGCGGCAAGGGCTCGGGCGAGTCCGCGGACAAGGGCACCGACCCGATCGACGTGATCGACGTCGAGCCGAACGTCACCTGGGAGGTGCCGGACGACATCGGCCGCCGCTACGCCGCGATCTCGGGCGACGTCAACCCGATCCACCTGCACCCGCTGTCGGCGAAGGCGCTCGGCTTCCCCCGCGCCATCGCCCACGGGATGTGGACGAAGGCCAAGTCGCTCGCCGGCGTCGAGGACCTGCTGCCCGACGCCTACGCGGTCGACGTGCGCTTCCAGAAGCCCGTGCTGCTGCCGGCGACGGTGGAGTGGGGCGCCGAGAAGGCCGACGACGGCCGCATCGGCTTCGCCCTGCGCGACAAGGCGAAGGGCGTCCCGCACCTGCGCGGGCTGGTCACGCCGAGCTGA